From Brassica oleracea var. oleracea cultivar TO1000 chromosome C3, BOL, whole genome shotgun sequence, a single genomic window includes:
- the LOC106330757 gene encoding uncharacterized protein LOC106330757, with translation MEYLNILKTIKCLETYKFKGGINTFEAEEWMHMMDTNFEAMICPDKYKKRVAVYYPQGDARNWWESVERQHGNHITSWDVFQKEFRRKYFPPEARHRLERQFINLTQWDRTVREYEAEFTSLRRYESKRKLISGQKGKQIIEFRDSSQKGISRKRGNDSKSWNGNQGCFYCGEVGHIVRHCVAEQAALAKEHPPLALLEDRPSRKRRNRI, from the coding sequence ATGGAGTATCTGAATATCTTAAAGACGATAAAGTGTTTGGAAACGTATAAGTTCAAAGGAGGAATCAACACGTTTGAGGCAGAAGAGTGGATGCACATGATGGATACAAACTTTGAAGCAATGATCTGTCCAGACAAATACAAGAAGAGAGTGGCGGTTTACTATCCACAAGGAGATGCTCGTAACTGGTGGGAAAGCGTGGAACGTCAACATGGAAATCATATTACATCTTGGGATGTATTTCAGAAGGAGTTCAGAAGGAAGTACTTTCCACCCGAGGCAAGACATCGATTGGAGAGGCAGTTCATCAATCTAACCCAATGGGATAGGACAGTACGGGAGTATGAAGCAGAATTCACAAGTCTTCGTCGCTATGAATCAAAAAGAAAACTCATTAGTGGCCAGAAGGGAAAACAGATAATTGAGTTCAGGGATTCCAGTCAGAAAGGCATATCCAGGAAAAGAGGCAATGACTCAAAATCTTGGAATGGAAACCAAGGATGTTTTTATTGTGGAGAGGTTGGTCACATTGTTCGACACTGCGTGGCAGAGCAAGCTGCATTAGCCAAAGAACATCCCCCACTTGCCCTTCTGGAAGATAGACCCTCGAGAAAGAGAAGGAATAGGATTTAG